The nucleotide window TTCACCCCTGGTATGTCGGATGGCTCGCGGTGGTTGCGCCGCTCGCCCCGCGCCCGAGCAGCCTGGCGCTCGTCGGCGCCGTGAGCCTGACGAGCCTCACCGTGGTGACCTACCAACTGGACGGGGTCTGGGTGGACTACGGGCCGGTCCGCGCGGCCCAGTACCTGCCGGTCGTCGCCTTGCTGGTGTGGGAAGCCACCGCACGGCAACGCGCGGCACGCGTCTCGTTGCCCGGATGACCGTCGAGCTGCGGTGTACACGATCGCTCGCTTTGCTCACCGGCAACGGAAAGAGAGGGATCGTTGTAGGATTGGGCGGTCCGCTGGCGCGCACTGCAGGCCGGCGCCTGCACGCCTCCCCAGCACACCCCGGAGATGCCGGGCCCTTCTCCTTGAGGAACGCTCATGACCGCACGCACGCTCGCAGGCACGCTGTTGTTCGCCCTCGCGCTGGCCCCGCTGGCTGCGCAGCCGGATCCGACCAAGGAAGAGCTGAAGCTCACGCTCCCCAAGCCGATGTTCGTCGGCACCCCCACGAACCTCCGCAGCGCCAATCTCGAGGTGATCACGGGCAAGGCGCGCGAGCCCTTCTACGTGCCGAAGGGCACGGTCCTGCTGTCGGCGAAGAAGGCCGTCACGTCGAGTGACGACCTGCCGGTCATCGGCGAGCTCGACATGGTCACCGACGGCGAGAAGGATGGCGGTGAAGGCTACTTCGTCGAGCTCGGGCCAGGCCCCCAGTGGGTCCAGATCGACCTCGGCGCGTCGCACGCGCTGCACGCCATCCTGGTCTGGCACTACCACTCCAGTCCGCGCGTCTACCGGGACGTCATCGTCCAGGTGTCCGACGACCCGGCCTTCCGCACGGCCGTCACCACGATCTTCAACAACGACCACGACAACTCGTCCAAGCTCGGCGTCGGCAAGGACAAGGAGTACATCGAGGTGGCCGAGGGCAAGCTGTTCGACCCGAAGGGCGTGAAGGGCCGGTACGTGCGCCTCTACTCGAACGGGAACACGACCAACGACCTGAACCACTATGTCGAAGTCGAGGTGTTCGGCACGAAGTAGCGGCGAGCCGCCGCCGGCGGGACGACGCCCGGCGAAAGGGGCGGCGGCCTTCGTCCCGGCGCGGACGCTCGGGAGAACGCAGATGACCGAGGGGAATCGTCGACCCGGCCTGCCGTCGCGCCGCACGTTCGTGGGAACCGTGGCCTCGGCGGCCGGCCTGATGATCGTGCCGCGTCACGTGCTCGGTGGCACGGGCTATCAGGCGCCGAGCGACACCGTCAACGTCGCGATCGTCGGCTACGTGCACGGCATGGGCTCGTCCAACGCGCGGGCCGTCGCGCGGACCGACACGATCGTCGCCCTGTGCGATGTGGACGAGAGCAAGGCCGCGCAGGCGAGGCTCGAGACCTCCAAGGTGCTCGAGCTGTGCCCGAAGGCCGCGCGCTACGCGGACTACCGGGTGATGCTCGAACGACAGCGGGACATCGACGCCGTCGTGGTCGCCACGCCCGATCACACGCACGCCGTCATCGCGATGGCCGCGATGCAGCTCGGCAAGCACGCGTACGTCCAGAAGCCGCTCACGCGCACCATCAGCGAGGCCCGCGCCCTGACCGAGGCGGCGCGCCGCTACAGGGTGGTGACGCAGATGGGCAACCAGGGGCACTCGGGCGAGGGCGTGCGGCTCATCGAGGAGTGGGTTGCCGCCGGCGCCATCGGGCAGGTGAGGGAGGTGCACAGCTGGACCAACCGCCCCATCTGGCCCCAGGGCATGCCGCGGCCGGCCGACACCCCGGCCGTGCCCGACGGGTTCGACTGGGACCAGTGGGTGGGCCCCTCGCCGTTGCGTCCCTACCACCCCACCTACCACCCGTTCGGCTGGCGGGCGTGGCAGGACTTCGGTGCGGGCGCGCTCGGCGACATGGGCTGCCACGTGCTCGACGCCGCGTTCCAGGTCCTGAAGCTCGGCGCCCCTTCGAGCGCCGTCGCCTCGCTCGGCTACAACGTCCTGCCGATGGCGGACGACAAGGGCACGATCGTGAACCGGCGCGTCCAGTACGACGACAGCTACCCGCCGTCGTCGGTCGTGCACATGACCTTCCCGGCGCGGGGCGACATGCCGCCCGTGAAGCTGCACTGGTACGACGGGGGCATCCTGCCCGAGCGGCCAGAGGACCTCGAGCCGGAACGGCGCGTGCCGACCTCAGGGACGATCTTCGTCGGCGACAA belongs to Acidobacteriota bacterium and includes:
- a CDS encoding discoidin domain-containing protein — translated: MTARTLAGTLLFALALAPLAAQPDPTKEELKLTLPKPMFVGTPTNLRSANLEVITGKAREPFYVPKGTVLLSAKKAVTSSDDLPVIGELDMVTDGEKDGGEGYFVELGPGPQWVQIDLGASHALHAILVWHYHSSPRVYRDVIVQVSDDPAFRTAVTTIFNNDHDNSSKLGVGKDKEYIEVAEGKLFDPKGVKGRYVRLYSNGNTTNDLNHYVEVEVFGTK
- a CDS encoding Gfo/Idh/MocA family oxidoreductase, which gives rise to MTEGNRRPGLPSRRTFVGTVASAAGLMIVPRHVLGGTGYQAPSDTVNVAIVGYVHGMGSSNARAVARTDTIVALCDVDESKAAQARLETSKVLELCPKAARYADYRVMLERQRDIDAVVVATPDHTHAVIAMAAMQLGKHAYVQKPLTRTISEARALTEAARRYRVVTQMGNQGHSGEGVRLIEEWVAAGAIGQVREVHSWTNRPIWPQGMPRPADTPAVPDGFDWDQWVGPSPLRPYHPTYHPFGWRAWQDFGAGALGDMGCHVLDAAFQVLKLGAPSSAVASLGYNVLPMADDKGTIVNRRVQYDDSYPPSSVVHMTFPARGDMPPVKLHWYDGGILPERPEDLEPERRVPTSGTIFVGDKGKLWCETYSESPRLIPEPAMRAFRPRPPRTLPRVPGGDTGHERNWLDAIRQQGQAVSHFDYAGPFTEAVLLGNVAMRFPGTRLFWDAPGMTVTNLPDADRFVQHQYRQGWSL